TCACCTTAAAAAGAGAGGGGAATTAATTGAACCGAAACGAAGAGTGGTTTCTGCAAAAAGACGCATACAAAGACCTTATGCAGTAAGGAAGCCCAATGATTACACGGTTATAGAACCGGGCGACCTCGTTCAGGTGGATACCCTTGATATACGGCCTGTACCGGATACTGCGATTAAACAGTTTACAGCAAGGGATATGGTCTCAAGATGGGATGTGATAGAGGCGAGAAGCCGCGCCACTGCTAAGACAGCAAAAGATTTTCTGGATGCGGTAGAGAAAAGAATGCCATTTCCACTAAAGGCGATTCAGGTGGACGGCGGATCTGAGTTCTTCTCGGAGTTTGAGGAAGCCTGTAAACAAAAAGGCATCAGACTCTTCGTCCTGCCCCCTAAAAGCCCAAAGCTCAACGGCCATGTGGAACGCTCAAACAGAACCCATACCGAAGAGTTTTATGAGGTCTATAACTGCTCATGGGTCGTCCCGGAACTGAATAAAGAACTCCTGCAATGGGAACATACCTATAACTGCATCAGACCCCATAAATCACTCGGCCTCAAAACCCCCTTGCAATTCTTACAAGACCATGGCATTATCCATGACTATAAACCTCTCTTGGAGTCTCATATGTCCTGAACCCATACACTTGCTTTTTTTTGTCTAAAGTTGTTTAATAATCAGGATTATCTTATAATTTGAGTATGGAAAAGAGAGTCAGAAAAGAGCTAAGCGAAGAGCAGAGACGGGGCATGCCGCTTTATCCTATAGGCGTGGTGGCAGAGCTTATGGGCACAACGGACCAGACACTAAGGCTTTATGAAAGATATGGTCTTATCAAGCCTGCAAGGAGAAACAAAAACAGGTTTTATTCTGAAAACGACATC
This portion of the Nitrospirota bacterium genome encodes:
- a CDS encoding transposase gives rise to the protein MRIFWLQKEFYYLWKHAPPSLTPKELDRLRAISLWQETNNTGLVLRTFGMSRATLYRWLKRFDPKDLTSVKEQSRRPKNLRKPAWSYDLITAVKRLRQQYPRWAKDKIAVLLRGEGFETSASTVGRIINHLKKRGELIEPKRRVVSAKRRIQRPYAVRKPNDYTVIEPGDLVQVDTLDIRPVPDTAIKQFTARDMVSRWDVIEARSRATAKTAKDFLDAVEKRMPFPLKAIQVDGGSEFFSEFEEACKQKGIRLFVLPPKSPKLNGHVERSNRTHTEEFYEVYNCSWVVPELNKELLQWEHTYNCIRPHKSLGLKTPLQFLQDHGIIHDYKPLLESHMS